Proteins from one Thermogemmatispora onikobensis genomic window:
- a CDS encoding M42 family metallopeptidase — protein MGEESRLSLLEELIERPSPSGFEQPVQEVVRRECARYADRVTTDVHGNVIAALHPEGHPRLMLTAHCDELGLMIRYIDEQGFLYFAPIGGFDPATLPGERVLLHTASGPVPGVIGVKPIHLQGDEERGKALALKQLWIDIGASSKKEAEEIAPPGTVVTRAARLQPLRGPLVTARGLDDKAGLYAILEALRQVSAQREQLQAALYVVSAVQEEIGSRGVRTSAYEVQPEVAIVVDVMPTADHPQTSRQEIGDIRLGAGPALTIGAHVNPRVYELLLQAAREAGLRYQLDPTPGRTSTDVDLLQVSRSGVATGLVNIPCRYLHTGSEVVSLEDVEATATLLARFTLALSAQTNLIP, from the coding sequence ATGGGAGAAGAGTCTCGTCTCTCTCTGCTCGAAGAGCTGATTGAACGTCCGAGTCCTTCGGGCTTTGAGCAGCCTGTTCAGGAGGTGGTGCGCCGCGAGTGCGCTCGCTACGCCGACAGGGTGACAACGGACGTGCATGGAAATGTGATCGCCGCCCTGCATCCCGAGGGACATCCTCGCCTGATGCTGACAGCCCACTGCGATGAGTTGGGCCTGATGATACGTTATATCGATGAGCAGGGCTTTCTGTATTTCGCCCCCATTGGAGGTTTCGATCCGGCTACTCTCCCCGGCGAACGGGTGCTGCTTCATACAGCTTCAGGACCCGTACCCGGTGTAATCGGGGTGAAGCCGATTCATCTTCAGGGCGACGAGGAGCGCGGCAAGGCCCTTGCGCTGAAACAGCTCTGGATCGATATCGGGGCGAGCAGTAAGAAGGAAGCCGAAGAAATCGCTCCCCCGGGGACAGTGGTCACCCGCGCGGCCCGGCTTCAGCCCCTGCGCGGCCCGCTGGTGACGGCACGTGGCCTGGATGATAAGGCCGGCCTCTATGCGATTTTGGAAGCGCTGCGGCAGGTCTCCGCCCAGCGCGAGCAGTTGCAGGCCGCCCTCTACGTGGTCTCTGCAGTGCAGGAGGAGATCGGCTCTCGCGGCGTGCGCACCAGCGCCTATGAGGTGCAACCGGAGGTGGCTATTGTTGTCGATGTGATGCCAACAGCCGACCATCCCCAGACCTCCAGGCAGGAGATCGGCGATATCCGGCTTGGAGCCGGCCCGGCGTTGACGATCGGAGCGCATGTGAATCCGCGCGTCTATGAGCTGCTGCTGCAGGCAGCTCGTGAAGCCGGACTACGCTACCAGCTTGACCCTACCCCAGGACGAACGTCTACCGATGTGGACCTGCTCCAGGTGAGCCGCAGCGGGGTGGCAACCGGCCTGGTCAATATTCCTTGCCGCTATCTCCATACAGGCTCTGAGGTCGTTTCGCTGGAGGATGTCGAGGCAACGGCAACCCTGCTGGCTCGCTTCACCCTGGCCCTGAGTGCCCAGACGAATCTGATTCCATAA
- a CDS encoding NYN domain-containing protein, translated as MPEEIALFIDFENIRYSMLNIQRREPDPQELIAVARRYGTVMVARAYADWSRQPELFKGSLTAAMIDRVDCPAKQRDRIRIGTIHYPPGNPSTGALGVPGYASEGPYQRQWPAGGATHSGYTGPFPAVQPHQENGWSGYQQQDQGPRQDTEMRSSGEEDTAYQPVPRQSLPYSSPHGQPPSGPLSHHHGGSGSGPLGYSHQQQQQHSGGTGHLPAIGPGTNAIVQSTIVQSTVDLNMLMDIIETVFDRPSISTFVLMTGDKDFTRICARLKLRLNKTVIVVGIPGTVSRDLISSANQFVPLVPGIASASSTNTGSGYVPAVSSGSTGHMPAVHPGTNPHMPAVNPQPPIDVLDPQFLQFLDYIDRNWSWRTVMGVANFIGDPLNPKNRFRGRLTRESARELLHACIQRGILLVQTDASGAEDLRLNRSHPEVEEVLKQFVR; from the coding sequence GTGCCAGAAGAGATCGCTTTATTCATTGACTTTGAGAACATTCGCTACAGTATGCTGAATATCCAGCGGCGAGAGCCTGATCCGCAGGAGCTGATCGCCGTCGCCCGCCGTTATGGAACTGTCATGGTGGCCCGCGCTTATGCGGACTGGTCGCGTCAGCCGGAATTGTTCAAGGGCAGCCTGACAGCGGCAATGATTGACCGCGTGGATTGCCCGGCCAAGCAGCGCGACCGCATCCGCATCGGGACGATTCACTATCCTCCAGGGAATCCCTCAACAGGCGCGCTCGGAGTGCCAGGCTACGCTTCTGAAGGTCCGTATCAGCGTCAGTGGCCTGCGGGAGGGGCCACTCATAGTGGCTATACGGGTCCCTTCCCCGCAGTCCAGCCCCACCAAGAGAACGGCTGGTCCGGCTATCAACAACAGGATCAAGGGCCGCGCCAGGATACGGAGATGCGCTCTTCCGGTGAGGAGGACACCGCTTATCAACCGGTCCCTCGCCAGAGCCTCCCCTATAGTTCCCCCCACGGCCAGCCCCCCAGTGGTCCCCTCTCCCACCATCATGGCGGCTCTGGGTCTGGTCCTCTGGGATATTCCCATCAGCAGCAGCAGCAGCATAGCGGCGGTACTGGCCACTTGCCTGCCATTGGGCCTGGTACCAATGCGATCGTGCAAAGTACGATCGTTCAGAGCACTGTCGATCTGAATATGCTGATGGATATCATCGAGACGGTCTTCGACCGCCCCTCGATCTCTACCTTTGTCTTGATGACGGGCGATAAGGATTTTACCCGCATCTGCGCTCGCCTGAAGTTACGTCTGAATAAAACGGTGATTGTTGTTGGGATACCGGGAACCGTCAGCCGGGATCTGATTAGCAGCGCCAACCAGTTCGTTCCTCTGGTCCCCGGCATCGCCTCGGCCTCGTCGACGAATACTGGCAGTGGCTATGTCCCCGCCGTCTCGTCGGGCAGTACGGGCCATATGCCTGCCGTCCACCCGGGTACTAATCCCCATATGCCGGCAGTCAACCCGCAGCCGCCGATCGATGTGCTGGACCCGCAGTTCTTGCAGTTCCTGGACTACATCGACCGCAACTGGTCCTGGCGTACAGTCATGGGCGTGGCGAATTTCATCGGCGATCCGCTGAATCCCAAGAATCGCTTTCGCGGTCGTTTGACACGCGAATCGGCGCGCGAGTTGCTCCATGCTTGCATCCAGCGAGGGATCTTGCTGGTCCAGACCGATGCGAGCGGGGCCGAGGATCTCCGCCTCAATCGTTCCCACCCCGAGGTGGAAGAGGTGCTCAAGCAGTTCGTGCGCTGA